Proteins from one Leptolyngbya sp. FACHB-261 genomic window:
- a CDS encoding resolvase produces MSNLESHFNTESLELLDVEAIQKILGRSRASIYRYANTASDALNPPFDPQRLNPEWRTSADEPLRFHPNEVARFARDVLGVAQVTIKVSESPQTATLVTLQAILAELQHIRELLEKKSQ; encoded by the coding sequence TTGTCCAATTTAGAGTCCCACTTTAATACAGAAAGTCTCGAGCTGCTTGATGTTGAGGCCATTCAAAAGATTCTCGGCCGCTCCCGCGCATCTATATATCGTTATGCGAATACCGCCTCGGATGCTTTGAACCCACCTTTCGATCCTCAGCGGCTCAACCCCGAATGGCGTACTAGTGCGGATGAGCCCTTGCGTTTTCACCCAAATGAGGTGGCTCGCTTTGCCCGTGATGTCCTAGGCGTTGCCCAAGTCACTATCAAGGTGAGTGAATCCCCTCAAACAGCCACTCTCGTTACTCTCCAAGCCATTCTTGCCGAGCTTCAACATATTCGGGAGCTTCTAGAAAAAAAGTCTCAGTAA